The DNA region ATCATCGAGCCGTGGCGGGTCACCGACGTGCTGACCCGCTACCGCCCGACGAGCCTCGAGGTCAGCGACAAGTTCACGATGCTGCCGGTCTCGCGCTGGGCCCGGCGGCAGGGCATCGGCACGGTGCTCTTCTCCCACGAGCGGCTCGACGAGTACATGCCCACCTACACCGGCATGGACACCACCTCGAAGGTCTCCACCGCGCTGCTCAACCGGATGCTGGTGCGCTCCTTCGACCAGGTGCTGGTCACCTCCGACTACGCCCGGCACGAGTTCGAGCCGCTGGCGGCGACCGTCGGCTGCCCGATCGCGCAGGTGCCGCTGGGCGTCGACCTGGACTTCTTCCAGCCCTCGCCCGGCCACCGCGACGACACCCTGCGGATCGTCCACGTCGGCCGCCTCTCCCGGGAGAAGTCGCCTGATCTCGCCGTCGCCACCGCCGTCGAGCTGCATCGCCGCGGGTTCGACGTACGGATGGACGTCTATGGCGACGGGCCGCACCGTGCCGAGATCGAGGCGCTCGCCGCCGGCGCGCCGATCGTCTTCCACGGGCACGTCTCCGACCGCCACCGGATCGCCCGGGCGCTGGCGGAGGCCGACGTGGCGCTCTCGGTCTGCCCGCGCGAGACCTTCGGGCTCGCCGTCCTGGAAGCCCTCGCCAGCGGTACGCCGGTGGTGACCGCCGACCGCGGCGGCGCCCGCGAGCTCATCGACCCTCGGTGCGGAGCCTGGGCCCCTGCCCACCCCACCGCGCTGGCCGACGCGGTGATCGACGTCGCCGAGCGGCCCGTGGCGGCGACCCGTCACGCGGCCCGGGAGCGCGCCGAGCAGTTCCCGTGGTCACGCACGATCGAGCAGATGCTGGAGCTCCACGAGAGCCTCGCGCAGGAGACCGCGCCGACCTATCTCCTCGCTCGTTCGCGGCAGCGGCAGGCGGCCCGGCGGGCGCGGCGTTACGCATGAGCCGTTGACTCGTTAGACCGTTCACCATGAGCGATTCAACGAAAGTCACCGCTGAAGCCGACCAGGTAACACTGCCGCAGCCCACTCACTTCGCCGACTCGTTCGGCCCGGTGTGCAGCGCCTACGGAGAAGATCCGTCGACCACCTACGACTACCGCGCCGTCACCTGCGGCGACTGCCGGCACGCCGCGCCCTACATCAGCGCCCTGCCTGAGCATCTCAAGCCCAGGTCGACGCGACGGCGCTCCTGGCCGCGGTCGATGCAGGATCGGGCCTAGGGCACGTCCGAGTGGGCGCGAATCACGGTCGGCTCCGGCTGCACCGGCGTCCACCGCTGCGCCGAGCGTGACCGGGCGAGCCCGACGATCCCGGTGACCAGCAGGGCCCCGGCGCTCACCGCGACCCACAGCGTGGGGGCGGAGGCGCCGAAGGCGACCACGGCTGCGACGTACGAGACGGTGGGGTTGGTGATCGTCATCGCCGCCATCGCCCAGGGCAGCGGCCCGGCGGCCAGTGCCGCCTGGGTGAGCACGATGCCGAGGCCGCAGGTGCACAGCAGCCCGTAGAAGGCCGGCAGCGTGAGCAGCCCGACGAAGCCGTCGGCCGCGGCCCGGTCGGCGGTGATCTTCAGCAGCACCGAGGTGGTCGCGAACGAGCACCCGGCCGCGACCGCCGTGGTCGCCGCCGCGATCGGCGGCGGGAACCGGTGCGCCACCAGCAGGAGTACGCAGATCACGACCGCCACGCACGCCGCGAAGAGCGCGACACGGCCGACGTCGGCATAGGTCCCGCCGCGATGGTCGTCGGTGACCAGCAGGATCACGCCGCCGCAGATCGCGGCCCCGCTGACCCAGTCGACGGCCGTCGGCCAGTGGCGCGCGGCGATGGACGCGAAGACGAGCGCGAAGAGCAGCTGGGTGGGCATCACTGACTGCACCACCGAGACCGACCCGAGGTGGAGCGCGACCGCCTGCACCCCGAAGCCGACGGCGTTGATCGCCGCGCCGGTGACCCACAGCGGGTTGCGCACCAGCGCCAGCATCAGCTGCTCGACCCCGGAGATCCCGCCGCTGCGGCCGGGCGCGAGAGCGCTGGCGCGCTGCTGAACGGCAGCGGAGAGCGAGAACAGGACGCATGCGCCGATGGCTAGGCCCACGGCCGCAGCATGATGCATGCTGCGACGCTAGACCTCCCCAGGAAAGCCCACCCGCCGCTCACGCGAGCATCGGATGAACCCTGGGGGTCAGTTCTTCACCTTCGCGCCCATGATCTCGCCGTACTCGACGCCGAGGACCGACGGGTCCCCGTCTTGCGGCACCAGGACCGCGACCGTCACCGCCGTCCGGATCGACAGGTTCTTGCCCGCCCGGCTGCGGAACTCGTCGTAGGGCGGGTTCCACTCCCACTCGCTGTCCTGACCACCGACGATGGAGTCGGTCGTGAAGTCCAGCATCGCGAGGGCACCCTCGGGTGTCTGCACGATGCGGGTGCTGCTCGCGTCGAAGGGCTCGGCGGTCGTCCTCACCAGGTCGACACCCATGTCCGAGGCGTACGCCGCGATCTCCTCGCCGGGGTCGGCGAGCTTCTTGAACCCGTCGAGGCCGTCGATCCTCGTGGGCTTCTCGAGGTAGGCGTCGATCGTGGCCGCGACCTCCTCGACCTGCTTCGTCACCGAGGCGGACGCTGGCGCCGCTCCCTCGACCTCGGACGGCACTGCCTTCTTCTTGACCCCGAGGCTGCTGCGTACCTTCCAGGGCGAGAGGGCGTCCTGCTGCTCGTAGACGGCCAGCCGGGTCAGCTTCCGCTTCCTGTCGCCCTTGACGTTGACCTCGATGACGGCCCACATCGGGTACTCGCTGAGCTGCACCGACCACACCCGTCCCGGCACCGCCCGCCAGGTCGGCGGGCGGTCGCGGACGTCGAAGCTCTTGTTCGCCGCGGAGGTGAGCTGGTCCTTGGCCAGGACCGGGCCGCTGTCGGCCTCCGTCCACGCCTCGGCCTTCCACTTCCCGGGCTGATTGGCCTTGATCGCCCTGTTGTTGCGCTTGTTCCAGTCCTTCATCAGGTCCGCGACCTCGTCCTTGCGCAGCGAGACCTTGCTGACCGGTTCGAGCTCGACGGCCGCAGGCATCGAACAACCGGTGAGCGAGAGCGTCAGTACGCCGACCCCCGCCGCCACGCCCAGGCGGCGGTAGAGCCCACCGGCGGGCGGTCGTGGCGGTGCGGGGCGCGCCGGGGCGGGCCCGGTCAGGCCCGGGCGAGCCGGCTGGGCCGGCCGGGTGGGCTGGGCAGGGTGGATCGGGTGGGTCGGCTGGACGTACGAAGCCGGCGGGCGCGGCGGCTGCCACTCCTCCGGTCGCTCGCGCCTGCCGGTCAGCAGCAGGACCACCGCGCCGACCAGCAGCAGGGCACCACCGCCGGCGACGCCCAGCGAGGCCGCGAAGATCCCGTCGAGCCGATACCCGAAGGCGAGCTTGATCGGTGCGCCGTCCCGGCTCGCGGCCAGGAACGAGACCGGCTCGCCCTCGAGCGTCACGTTCAGCTCCTGCGTACCGGAGCCCGAGACCGTCTCGTGCCACCACGGCGCCTGGGAGGCATCCGGCACCTCGTCCCCCGAGCCCGCGGTGCCGCTGACCCTGGTCAGCGGGGTTCTGGCGATCTCGACGGCCTTGGTGTCCTCGACGACGTCGAGGACGTCGACCGGGTTGCCCACCCCGATGTACGTCTCCCCCATCGCCTCCACGCGCACCGTGACCGGGAGCCGGTCGAAGGCGAACGCCTCTGGCGTGGAGTACGCCGCGCCCTGCTCGATCGGGGTCTCCTTGCCCATCACCACGTCGTCGGGCCCGGCCGCGATGGCCAGACCCGTTCCGAGGAGGACAAGCGGTCCTCCGAGAAGTCCGAGGAGCACCGCCAGGAAGACCCTGCCGCCCTTCCTCAACCGATCGGGACCAGGGTTCACGGGTGCGTACGTTGCCGAGCTCATCGAGGCCTTCTTCGTGGGGGTCCCGAGAAGTGGACGCGGCAATCTAGCGTCTCCGGCCTCTCGCGAGAAGCGATTAACCCAGCCGGGCACGGTATTACCGGGCAGTATGGAACGTTTACGTTGACTTGGTAACCCCGATGCCGTGTCGCTCGGACAACCGGTCGTTCAGTGTCTTTAGCGTCATGAAGCGGTCACGGACGTGCCGATGCCGATGTCGGCCGAACCGTGACCGCTGATGTTGTTTCAATTCGAATTGATCGACGAAAGGTATGAAATGAGCAAGAAGACAGGGCTGCTCCGCCGCGCCGCGGCCGTCGCCGCCTTCTCGGGTGTCGCCTTCGCGCTGACCACCGGAGCCGCCACGGCCGCTCCGGCCGACGTCGAGGTGCCTGCCGCCTCCTCCGTGACCCCCTCGGACCTCTCGCCCTCGTCGCAGAAGGCCTGGGAGGACTTCATCCTCGGCGGCTCCTACGTGACCGAGGGTGCTGCCCAGATGGTCAGCGGCGCCTGGGTCGGTGCCCCGGGCCTGCTCCTCGCCGGTGCCACCGGCGCCCCGCTGACCCCGGAGCAGCTGGCTGCCTGGGAGAACTGGGACGAGGGTGGCCGCAAGATCGGTGAGGGTGCCGCCATGATGGTCGCCGGCGCCTACGTCGGTGCCCCGGGCATCATCCTCGACCAGATCGCGGGCGGGGCGACCCCGAGCGACCTGTCGCCGAGCGAGCTCGAGCAGGTCACGTTCCTCATCCCCGAGGACAGCCCGGCTCTCGACGGCGTTCCCACCGAGCAGGTCCCGAACCCGATGGCTCCCCTCGGATCCTTCTGAGCGGCGACATGACTGCTGCCGACCGGTCGTAGCTCCCACCACGGTCCGATCGGCGCCGTCTACAGATGGCCTTGGCGTGCACTCGTGCACGGCCGGGCCATCTGCGCATTTACGCGCGGTCAGACAACAACGTTGCAGTTTGGCGAAAATTACGTCATTACATTTCTTTCGGCACTTAGTTGACACGAAAACAGCCGTGTCGCTTGCCCTGATGACCCTCGATGCTCCTAGCATCTTTTCCCGGATGCGAACGTATCGATGCGTCTGTTATCGGTCCGGGGGTCGCGTCCGTGCGTGATGTTTCAATTCGAATTGATCGATGAAAGGTACGAAATGAACATGAAGACAGGGCTGCTCCGCCGCGTCGCGGCCGTCGCCGCCTTCTCGGGTGTCGCAGTCGCACTGACCACGGGTACCGCCTCCGCAGCCGACGGCACCCACCACAACCGCACCGAGGCCGAGTGCATCAAGGAGAACTCCGCCGGCGCCTCGGACCTCTCGCCCTCGAGCCAGAAGGCCTGGGCCGGCTTCATCTGTGGCGCCGGTCAGGCGACCGGCGGCGCGGCCCGCATGGTCTCCGGCGCCTGGGTCGGCGCTCCGGGCCTCATCCTGATGGGTGCCACCGGCGGCGAGCTGAGCCCGGCGCAGAAGAAGGCCTGGGTGAACTGGGACGGTGGCTCGCACCAGGTCGGCAACGGTGCCGCCATGGTCGTTTCCGGCGCCTACGTCGGTGCGCCCGGCATCGTGATGGACAAGATCATGGGCGGCGCGATGCCGTCCGAGCTGTCCGACAGCGAGATGGAGCAGGTCTCGTTCCTGCTCCCGATGGACAACCCGGCTCTCGACGGCCTCCCCGTCGACCAGGTCCCGAACCCGCTGGGTCCGCTCGGCACCTTCTGAGGAACATGACCATGGCCGGGTGATCACCCCCTACCGACTGCTCGGCCACGTCACACAGGTGGCCCTGGGCGTGCACACGTGCACAGCCGGGGCCACCTGCACGTTTTCCGCCGTGCTCAGGCACGTTCAGTCGTACGCCAGAGGCTCCTCGATCACGTCCATCACCGCTCTGGCGACCCAGTAATGGCGGCCGCCGCGGCCCGACCGGCCGGCGGCCTCGATCCACCCCCGCCGCTCGGCGTCCTGGATCAGGTTGCGCGCGCCCTGGTTGGTCAGGCCGGTCGCGTCCTGGACCCGCTTGACGGTCAGGTAGGGGTTGGCGAACAGCAGCGTGACCAGCCCGGACAGGTTGGCGCGCGAGGTGGCCGCCTCGTCGAGGTAGGCCTCCCGGAGCGCGACCAGGCGCTCGGACCGGGTCGTGGCATCCTCGGCCGAGCGCCGCACCGCGGTGAGGAAGAACTGCAGCCACTCCTGCATCTCACCGCGCTCGCGGACGCTCTGCAGCCGCTGGTAGTAGGTCTGGCGATGCGCCTCGATGTAGCCCGAGAGATAGAGCAGCGGCGTGGTCATCCGCCCCTCCTCCATCAGCATCAGGTTGATCAGCAGCCGGCCGATGCGGCCGTTGCCGTCGAGGAACGGGTGGATCGTCTCGAACTGGTAGTGCATCAGCGCGCAGCGCACCAGCGTCGGGCTGAGGTCGGGGACGTTGACGTACGCCTCCCAGTCGGCGATCAGCTCCGGCAGGTCGGGCGGGAGAGGCGGGACGTACGCGGCGGTGGTGGGGTCGTCGGTCGGCGAGCCGACCCAGACCGGCATCCGCCGGAACTCGCCGGGGTGGCGCTCGTGGCCTCGGACGCCGGTCAGCAGCGTCTTGTGGAGCTCGAGCACGAGGCGCTGGCTGAGCGGCCAGCTCTTGATCAGCTCGAACCCCTGGCGGGTCGCGGCGAGGTAGGCCTTGACCTCGGCAACGTCCTCGCTCCTGGTCGCCTGACCGCTGGCCTCGTCCTGGAGCACCTCCTCCAGGGAGGTCTGGGTGCCCTCGATCCGCGAGGAGGCGACCGCCTCCTGGGTCAGGTAGGGCCCGATCAGCAGCTCGGGGTCCTGGATCAGCGCGCTCACACCCTGGAGACGCCCCAACGCGGCGTCGGCGTCCGAGAGCGCCTTCACGGTGAGCGGCTGGAGGGCCAGGTCACGCGGGATGTGGGCGGGCAGGTAGTACCAGTAGGCCCACTTGTTGCCCGGCTCGCGGGTCGCCCGGCCGAACTGCGGAGCGTCGTACCTCTCCGGATCCATGACCGCTGAACTTACCACTCAGATGTGGCTTGAGTTGGAAGTTGGCGGGAACTTCCAACTGAGAGTTGGCAGTTCCTGACAACCTCCAACTCCGCCCCGGACGGACCTAGGCTGGGGAGCGTGCAGTTCGGACAGTATCCCGCTCCCCGTCATACGATCGCCCACCTCTCCGACACCCATCTCTACGCCGGTGACCGGCGGATCTTCGGCAAGGTCGACCCGACGCCCGGCTTCGAGCGTGCCCTGGACCGGTTGCGCGGGATGACCGTCCCGCCGCAGGCGATCGTCTTCACCGGCGACCTCGCCGACCTGGGTGAGCGCGACGCCTACGTACGCCTCCGCAAGCAGGTCGAGCCGGTCGCCGCGGACCTCGGGGCAGAGATCATCTGGGTG from Nocardioides luteus includes:
- a CDS encoding glycosyltransferase → MWPVLIAQLANFVGPTSGGMKTALEALARGYVEAGHDRLLVVPGPYDAVTSTDLGEVVQLRAPRVGGGYRLIIEPWRVTDVLTRYRPTSLEVSDKFTMLPVSRWARRQGIGTVLFSHERLDEYMPTYTGMDTTSKVSTALLNRMLVRSFDQVLVTSDYARHEFEPLAATVGCPIAQVPLGVDLDFFQPSPGHRDDTLRIVHVGRLSREKSPDLAVATAVELHRRGFDVRMDVYGDGPHRAEIEALAAGAPIVFHGHVSDRHRIARALAEADVALSVCPRETFGLAVLEALASGTPVVTADRGGARELIDPRCGAWAPAHPTALADAVIDVAERPVAATRHAARERAEQFPWSRTIEQMLELHESLAQETAPTYLLARSRQRQAARRARRYA
- a CDS encoding DMT family transporter; this translates as MHHAAAVGLAIGACVLFSLSAAVQQRASALAPGRSGGISGVEQLMLALVRNPLWVTGAAINAVGFGVQAVALHLGSVSVVQSVMPTQLLFALVFASIAARHWPTAVDWVSGAAICGGVILLVTDDHRGGTYADVGRVALFAACVAVVICVLLLVAHRFPPPIAAATTAVAAGCSFATTSVLLKITADRAAADGFVGLLTLPAFYGLLCTCGLGIVLTQAALAAGPLPWAMAAMTITNPTVSYVAAVVAFGASAPTLWVAVSAGALLVTGIVGLARSRSAQRWTPVQPEPTVIRAHSDVP
- a CDS encoding Fic family protein translates to MDPERYDAPQFGRATREPGNKWAYWYYLPAHIPRDLALQPLTVKALSDADAALGRLQGVSALIQDPELLIGPYLTQEAVASSRIEGTQTSLEEVLQDEASGQATRSEDVAEVKAYLAATRQGFELIKSWPLSQRLVLELHKTLLTGVRGHERHPGEFRRMPVWVGSPTDDPTTAAYVPPLPPDLPELIADWEAYVNVPDLSPTLVRCALMHYQFETIHPFLDGNGRIGRLLINLMLMEEGRMTTPLLYLSGYIEAHRQTYYQRLQSVRERGEMQEWLQFFLTAVRRSAEDATTRSERLVALREAYLDEAATSRANLSGLVTLLFANPYLTVKRVQDATGLTNQGARNLIQDAERRGWIEAAGRSGRGGRHYWVARAVMDVIEEPLAYD